In Mucilaginibacter celer, one DNA window encodes the following:
- a CDS encoding energy transducer TonB encodes MKGWLVSGLMLLSVTSFAQSKLKKAGIKPDTAVYTSVDMVPEFPGGLERFGAYLAKTKIPALDTTERLPGRMHIQVIVEKDGSLTHFKIVRSSGSKIMDRAYLDRIRQSPKWKPGLLHGRPVRVTYSIPIIVCFTGDE; translated from the coding sequence ATGAAAGGCTGGCTTGTATCGGGTTTGATGTTGCTTTCTGTTACTTCATTTGCTCAAAGCAAATTAAAAAAGGCAGGTATTAAACCAGATACAGCCGTTTACACTTCGGTAGACATGGTGCCTGAATTTCCCGGAGGGTTAGAAAGGTTTGGCGCTTATTTGGCAAAAACAAAAATACCGGCGTTAGATACTACGGAAAGATTGCCTGGTAGGATGCATATACAAGTGATTGTAGAGAAAGACGGAAGTTTAACCCATTTTAAAATAGTGCGCAGTAGTGGCAGTAAAATAATGGATCGGGCATATCTTGACCGTATCCGTCAATCGCCTAAATGGAAACCAGGCCTTTTGCACGGCAGACCTGTGAGGGTGACATATAGTATTCCAATTATTGTCTGCTTCACCGGAGATGAATAA
- the rpmA gene encoding 50S ribosomal protein L27: MAHKKGAGSSKNGRESHSKRLGIKIFGGQPAIAGNIIVRQRGTKHNPGLNVGLGKDHTLFALAEGIVVFKKKADNRSYVSVVPFEAAEVEEVAAPAPKAKKEAKAVTVEAPAAEEAPKKKAAPKAKKEEAADAAEEVVAE; the protein is encoded by the coding sequence ATGGCACACAAAAAAGGGGCCGGTAGTTCCAAAAACGGCCGCGAATCCCATAGCAAACGTTTAGGTATCAAAATTTTCGGTGGTCAGCCAGCTATTGCAGGTAACATCATCGTTCGTCAGCGTGGTACCAAACACAATCCGGGTTTAAACGTAGGTTTGGGTAAAGATCATACTTTATTCGCTCTTGCAGAAGGTATCGTAGTTTTCAAAAAGAAAGCTGATAACCGTTCATACGTATCAGTAGTTCCTTTTGAGGCTGCTGAAGTTGAAGAAGTAGCTGCACCTGCACCTAAAGCAAAAAAAGAAGCTAAAGCTGTTACAGTAGAAGCTCCTGCTGCTGAAGAAGCTCCAAAAAAGAAAGCTGCTCCAAAAGCTAAAAAAGAAGAAGCTGCTGATGCTGCTGAAGAAGTTGTAGCTGAGTAA
- the rplU gene encoding 50S ribosomal protein L21: MYAIVSIAGQQFKVAKDQQIFVHRLQGDEGANIEFDNVLLAENEGAFKLGSDLKGAKVSAKILSHLKGDKVIIFKKKRRKGYKKKNGHRQQFTKIEITGITL; encoded by the coding sequence ATGTACGCAATAGTAAGTATAGCAGGACAGCAATTTAAAGTTGCTAAAGACCAGCAGATCTTTGTACACAGATTACAAGGCGATGAAGGCGCTAATATTGAATTTGACAATGTATTGTTAGCAGAAAACGAAGGCGCATTCAAATTAGGTTCTGATTTGAAAGGTGCTAAAGTATCGGCTAAGATCCTGTCTCATTTAAAAGGTGATAAAGTGATCATCTTCAAAAAGAAAAGAAGAAAAGGTTACAAAAAGAAAAACGGTCACCGTCAGCAATTTACCAAAATTGAGATCACCGGTATTACATTATAA